The proteins below come from a single Tenuifilum thalassicum genomic window:
- a CDS encoding dihydrofolate reductase: protein MKLSIIVAIAKNGVIGGNNGLLWHIPEDLKHFKKITSGHSIIMGRKTFESIGKPLPHRRNIVVTRNPSFNADGIEIANSLDKALDLVRDESEVFIIGGGEIYKQALPIADKLYITRVHESYEGDTYFPPISSDEWQLISSDKQSPTDGPGFTFEEYKRKQD from the coding sequence ATGAAACTTTCTATTATAGTTGCTATTGCTAAAAACGGGGTAATAGGTGGGAATAATGGTCTACTTTGGCACATACCTGAAGATTTAAAGCATTTTAAAAAGATTACATCGGGTCATAGCATTATTATGGGACGAAAAACCTTTGAGAGTATAGGTAAACCACTACCCCACCGAAGAAACATTGTAGTAACAAGAAACCCAAGTTTTAATGCCGATGGGATTGAAATTGCCAACTCATTAGATAAAGCTTTAGACCTTGTAAGAGATGAAAGTGAAGTTTTTATAATTGGTGGAGGCGAAATCTATAAACAGGCACTACCAATAGCCGATAAACTTTACATTACGAGAGTTCATGAATCATATGAAGGCGATACCTATTTCCCTCCTATCAGTTCAGATGAGTGGCAGCTAATATCATCGGACAAACAAAGCCCGACCGATGGGCCAGGCTTTACTTTTGAAGAGTATAAAAGAAAGCAGGACTAA
- a CDS encoding thymidylate synthase codes for MVQYLELLDHILKNGVKKDDRTGVGTISVFGYQMRFDLQEGFPLLTTKKLHLKSIIHELLWFLKGDTNIKYLNENGVTIWDEWADENGELGPVYGYQWRSWPSANGKHIDQISQVIESLKNNPNSRRHIVSAWNVSEIENMALPPCHVLFQFYVANGKLSCQLYQRSADVFLGVPFNIASYALLTMMVALVCGYEPGEFIHTLGDTHIYLNHIEQVKLQLTREPRKLPKMIITPEIKSIFDFQYSDFKLEGYDPHPHIKGEIAV; via the coding sequence ATGGTTCAATATTTAGAGTTACTCGATCACATACTTAAGAATGGTGTTAAGAAAGACGATCGCACTGGAGTAGGAACAATAAGCGTGTTTGGCTACCAAATGCGATTCGATTTGCAAGAAGGGTTTCCCTTGCTTACCACAAAAAAGTTGCACCTGAAATCTATAATTCACGAGCTCTTGTGGTTCTTAAAGGGAGATACCAACATAAAATACCTTAATGAGAATGGAGTAACCATATGGGATGAATGGGCCGATGAAAATGGTGAGCTAGGTCCAGTTTATGGATATCAATGGCGAAGCTGGCCATCGGCAAATGGGAAGCATATCGATCAAATTAGCCAGGTAATTGAGTCGTTGAAAAACAATCCAAACTCTCGTCGACATATTGTATCGGCTTGGAATGTTAGTGAAATTGAAAACATGGCTCTTCCACCCTGCCATGTTCTATTCCAGTTTTACGTAGCAAATGGAAAGCTTTCGTGCCAGCTTTACCAACGCAGCGCTGATGTTTTTTTGGGAGTTCCTTTCAACATCGCCTCATATGCTTTATTAACCATGATGGTAGCCCTGGTATGTGGATACGAACCTGGCGAGTTTATACACACCCTTGGCGATACACATATCTACCTCAACCATATCGAACAGGTAAAGCTACAACTAACTAGAGAACCACGCAAGCTGCCTAAAATGATTATAACCCCCGAAATAAAATCGATATTTGATTTTCAGTATAGCGATTTTAAACTAGAAGGGTATGACCCACACCCACATATTAAAGGAGAGATTGCTGTTTAG
- the lptB gene encoding LPS export ABC transporter ATP-binding protein: MRLYTENLIKRYKTRTVVKGASVEVSQGEIVGLLGPNGAGKTTTFYMIVGLIKPNSGRIFLDDSDITNEPVFKRAQRGIGYLAQEASVFRQLSVEDNIKAVLEMTSFSKEYQKEKLESLIEEFGLQKIRKSLGIQLSGGERRRTEIARALAIDPKFILLDEPFAGVDPIAVEDIQAIVAHLKDRNIGILITDHNVHETLSITDRAYLLYDGEILKSGTAEELADDEQVRKLYLGQNFELRK, translated from the coding sequence ATGCGATTATATACAGAAAATCTTATTAAAAGATACAAAACTCGGACAGTAGTCAAGGGTGCAAGCGTTGAAGTTAGCCAAGGAGAGATTGTTGGATTACTTGGACCTAATGGTGCTGGTAAAACAACAACCTTTTACATGATAGTTGGATTAATCAAGCCCAATTCAGGAAGGATTTTTTTAGATGATTCTGATATAACAAATGAACCCGTATTTAAACGTGCGCAGCGTGGTATCGGTTATCTTGCCCAAGAGGCATCGGTATTTAGGCAGCTTAGTGTTGAAGACAACATAAAGGCTGTACTTGAAATGACAAGTTTTAGTAAGGAATACCAAAAAGAAAAATTAGAATCTCTTATTGAGGAATTTGGATTGCAAAAGATTAGAAAAAGCTTGGGAATTCAACTCTCGGGGGGCGAACGACGTAGAACTGAAATTGCTCGAGCCTTAGCTATAGACCCTAAGTTTATTTTACTTGATGAACCATTTGCTGGTGTAGACCCTATAGCAGTAGAGGATATCCAAGCAATAGTTGCTCACCTTAAAGATAGAAACATAGGGATTCTAATTACAGACCATAACGTTCATGAAACCCTTTCTATTACAGACCGAGCTTATCTGCTTTACGATGGAGAAATTCTTAAATCGGGAACAGCAGAAGAACTGGCTGATGATGAGCAAGTTCGAAAACTCTACCTTGGTCAAAACTTTGAATTAAGAAAATAA
- a CDS encoding polysaccharide biosynthesis protein: MIQPPKHTPRWIVFLIDILICLFSITLSFYVRFEFSPSNEFKLLLKSIIPLVLFIRAIHFISFRTFAGLIRYTSTKDAERIFIVTSLGTFVLFIINFINYIANKQFLIPNSILLIDYFITIILLVGSRLTYKAIYYTIRNSDVDGEKILIIGVEQFAAAVKRAVDKETLSGIRIVGFIDPYNRQEGNKIEDIEIYGINKIEFLVQKYDVSKIILASKNLDPSRKNKIIEKCLALNIKVQTVPDASVWINGELNVKQLKNIRIEDLLERPPIVLDKKRIQDYIKGKVVLVTGAAGSIGSEMVRQISRFYPKKIILYDIAETPLYELELELKESIHFFDFETVIGSVTNEYRLKKVFEVFKPQVVFHAAAYKHVPMMENNPTEAVFNNVLGTKLIADFSVKFGVEKFVMISTDKAVNPTNVMGASKRIAEIYTQTLNTTSPTKFITTRFGNVLGSNGSVIPRFRKQIENGGPVTITHPDIIRYFMTIPEACQLVLEAGAMGQGGEIFIFDMGKPVKILDLAKKMIKLSGLTYGKDIQINFTGLRPGEKLYEELLNNKENTIPTYHPKIMIAKVDEYSSDDVFPMINELISCLPSHNNFLIVSKMKEIVPEFISRNSVYENIDKQKEFQKHEQDSKFKSA, encoded by the coding sequence ATGATTCAACCACCAAAACATACACCACGCTGGATTGTTTTCCTGATTGATATTTTAATTTGTTTATTTTCAATCACGCTTTCGTTTTATGTACGATTTGAGTTTTCGCCATCCAATGAGTTTAAACTTCTTCTTAAGTCGATAATACCCCTTGTGCTTTTTATTAGGGCGATACATTTTATATCTTTTAGAACATTTGCTGGTTTAATTCGATATACTAGTACTAAGGATGCTGAAAGAATTTTTATAGTTACTAGTTTGGGAACATTTGTCCTCTTTATTATAAATTTCATTAACTACATTGCAAATAAACAATTCTTAATTCCCAACTCTATTCTTTTAATCGATTACTTTATCACCATCATTTTACTAGTTGGTTCTAGGCTTACTTACAAAGCAATTTATTATACCATTAGAAACTCTGATGTTGATGGTGAGAAGATCCTGATAATTGGTGTTGAACAATTTGCTGCCGCAGTAAAACGGGCTGTAGACAAGGAAACTCTTTCTGGGATAAGGATAGTTGGGTTTATTGACCCCTATAATCGTCAAGAGGGAAATAAAATTGAGGATATCGAAATTTATGGTATTAATAAGATTGAGTTTCTTGTTCAAAAGTATGATGTTTCTAAAATCATTCTTGCATCTAAGAATCTTGATCCAAGTAGAAAAAATAAAATCATTGAAAAGTGCCTAGCCTTAAACATTAAGGTGCAGACCGTACCCGATGCTTCAGTTTGGATAAATGGTGAGCTGAATGTAAAACAGCTGAAGAATATACGAATTGAGGACCTTCTTGAGCGGCCACCCATTGTTTTAGACAAGAAAAGAATACAAGACTACATTAAAGGTAAGGTTGTTCTTGTTACTGGAGCTGCTGGATCGATAGGGAGCGAAATGGTTCGACAGATTTCCCGCTTCTACCCTAAAAAAATCATTTTATACGACATTGCAGAGACACCCTTATACGAGTTGGAGCTGGAGTTAAAAGAAAGCATTCACTTTTTTGATTTTGAAACAGTAATTGGCAGCGTTACAAATGAATATCGGTTAAAAAAGGTATTTGAGGTTTTTAAACCACAGGTGGTATTTCATGCAGCTGCATATAAGCATGTTCCTATGATGGAAAACAATCCTACCGAGGCTGTTTTCAATAACGTGCTTGGAACAAAGTTAATTGCAGACTTTTCCGTTAAGTTTGGAGTAGAGAAGTTTGTGATGATTTCTACAGATAAGGCTGTAAACCCAACAAACGTTATGGGGGCAAGCAAGAGGATAGCTGAAATTTACACTCAAACACTTAACACTACCTCACCAACCAAATTTATTACTACCCGTTTTGGGAATGTGCTCGGCTCCAATGGCTCTGTGATTCCGCGTTTCAGAAAGCAAATAGAGAATGGTGGACCTGTTACCATTACCCATCCCGATATTATAAGATATTTCATGACCATTCCAGAGGCTTGCCAGCTTGTGCTTGAGGCTGGTGCAATGGGGCAGGGGGGCGAGATATTCATCTTTGACATGGGCAAGCCAGTCAAGATTCTTGATTTGGCTAAAAAGATGATAAAACTCTCTGGCTTAACCTATGGCAAAGATATTCAAATCAACTTTACAGGTTTACGCCCTGGCGAAAAGCTATACGAGGAATTGCTTAACAATAAAGAAAATACTATTCCTACGTATCATCCCAAAATTATGATTGCTAAGGTTGACGAATATTCTTCTGACGATGTTTTCCCTATGATAAATGAGCTAATTAGTTGCCTACCGTCTCATAACAACTTTTTGATAGTTAGCAAGATGAAGGAAATCGTTCCTGAGTTTATTAGTCGAAACTCAGTTTACGAAAATATTGATAAACAAAAAGAATTTCAGAAGCATGAGCAAGACTCTAAATTCAAGTCTGCATGA
- a CDS encoding acyl-CoA thioesterase — MSKTLNSSLHDFKHRSPIQIRFNDIDQLSHVTNSVYQQYFDLGRLNYFTDVFEEQMDWESKGLILASITINYLKPIKMWDKIEVLSRIVEIGNKSLRMEQKIMNHSMNSIAAESQCVMVCYSNSLGETIKIPENWQKRIIAFENSVKLRVKI; from the coding sequence ATGAGCAAGACTCTAAATTCAAGTCTGCATGATTTTAAGCATCGTTCGCCCATCCAAATAAGATTTAATGATATCGACCAGCTATCGCATGTTACCAATTCTGTATACCAGCAGTATTTCGATTTAGGCCGATTAAACTACTTTACCGATGTGTTTGAAGAACAAATGGATTGGGAGTCAAAGGGGCTTATCCTTGCTAGCATTACAATAAACTATCTAAAACCCATTAAGATGTGGGATAAAATTGAGGTGCTAAGCAGAATAGTTGAAATTGGTAATAAGAGCCTTAGGATGGAGCAAAAAATTATGAATCATTCTATGAATAGCATAGCAGCAGAAAGCCAGTGTGTGATGGTTTGCTATAGCAATAGCCTAGGAGAGACAATAAAAATTCCTGAGAACTGGCAAAAAAGAATAATTGCTTTTGAGAACAGCGTAAAGTTAAGAGTTAAGATTTAG
- the rimM gene encoding ribosome maturation factor RimM (Essential for efficient processing of 16S rRNA), with amino-acid sequence MGDASFVNIGYIQKTHGIHGELLVNFDLPLKFDPIELESVFIEIDGIPVPFFIENIKAPSEEKAILKLDEVDSIEKAQHFTGLNLLLPVDNIPESDEMFLADLVGYLVYDENSNRIGKISDYIEYDLNATFTVLRDNGVEVIIPAADELITLVDIEKKIVEMQIPEGILNLNS; translated from the coding sequence ATGGGGGATGCCAGTTTTGTTAATATTGGATACATCCAAAAAACACATGGCATTCATGGTGAACTTCTGGTAAATTTTGATTTGCCACTTAAGTTTGACCCAATTGAACTGGAATCGGTATTCATTGAAATTGATGGTATACCGGTTCCTTTTTTTATTGAGAATATTAAAGCCCCATCTGAAGAAAAAGCCATTTTAAAACTCGACGAAGTTGATAGTATTGAGAAAGCTCAGCATTTTACTGGGTTAAACCTTTTACTCCCTGTAGATAATATTCCCGAATCCGACGAGATGTTTCTTGCCGACCTGGTTGGTTACTTAGTTTACGATGAAAACAGCAACCGCATAGGAAAGATTTCCGATTACATTGAGTATGATTTGAACGCTACATTTACCGTTCTTAGAGACAATGGTGTAGAGGTAATTATTCCTGCTGCAGATGAACTTATTACTCTGGTTGATATAGAAAAGAAAATAGTAGAGATGCAAATTCCTGAAGGAATACTAAATCTTAACTCTTAA
- a CDS encoding 30S ribosomal protein S16, with product MPVKIRLSRHGRKRRPYYHIVVADSRAPRDGRFIERIGSYNPTTNPATIELNFDRALDWLQKGAQPTDTCRAILSYKGVLLKKHLLEGVKKGALTPEQAEAKFQEWVAQKEAKIKAKIESLAKNEADAQKQRLEAEAKVREARAQEIAKKQAEMAAKEAEEQVENASEEASSEENTESENA from the coding sequence ATGCCTGTAAAAATCAGACTAAGCCGCCATGGTAGGAAAAGAAGACCCTACTACCACATTGTGGTGGCGGATAGCAGGGCGCCACGAGATGGCAGATTCATTGAAAGGATTGGTTCGTACAATCCAACCACAAATCCTGCTACTATTGAATTAAATTTTGATAGGGCATTGGACTGGCTTCAAAAGGGCGCTCAACCTACTGACACCTGTAGGGCTATCCTTTCGTACAAAGGTGTATTGTTAAAGAAACACCTTCTTGAAGGTGTTAAAAAGGGTGCACTTACCCCAGAACAAGCTGAGGCTAAATTCCAGGAGTGGGTAGCACAGAAAGAGGCCAAGATTAAGGCTAAGATTGAATCATTAGCAAAGAACGAAGCTGATGCTCAAAAACAACGTTTAGAGGCTGAAGCTAAAGTTCGTGAGGCTCGTGCTCAAGAAATTGCCAAAAAGCAAGCCGAAATGGCGGCTAAAGAGGCAGAAGAACAAGTTGAAAATGCTTCAGAGGAAGCAAGTTCCGAAGAAAACACTGAATCGGAAAACGCCTAA
- a CDS encoding bile acid:sodium symporter family protein, with translation MKTSRTRIISLLVVALILNSFVSRSESLAKKLKDIPLQSDSTYVLDLLGTPTKKVYVQRYYYQGNQAVFVDSIISDIRLKDTHKRIKIKLKRHLNDSSKHGLSISTLRIGMSLAEAVERAGEPDSILNGEDWYYTNRHRLELSDGRVIARDLHIKATLETLDWIWLNFSKGGLLFMNITLALIMFGIALQIRVEHFKLLFVSPKPVIVGFFSQFFALPFLTFLLVLVIQPTPSVALGMILVAACPGGNISNFISSLAKGNVALSITLTAIATIAAIFMTPFNFTFWGKLYSSASNLVIPIEIDAWEMIKTVLILLGIPVFLGVLFARFFPNTAQRISKPFKIFSIVAFLGFVVAALAANFSYFLKYVHLIALIVLAHNALGLLTGYLIPTLFKLNKRDRRTIAIETGIQNSGLGLVLIFNPNLFDGLGGMAFIAALWGIWHIVSGLGIAYYWSKKFN, from the coding sequence ATGAAGACATCTCGCACACGAATCATCTCGCTGCTCGTAGTTGCCTTGATACTTAATTCCTTTGTCTCCAGATCGGAATCCTTAGCAAAGAAACTTAAAGACATTCCACTCCAGAGCGACTCAACTTATGTTCTTGACCTTTTAGGTACGCCTACTAAAAAGGTTTATGTACAAAGGTATTACTATCAAGGAAATCAGGCTGTTTTTGTAGATAGCATAATTTCTGATATTAGGCTTAAAGACACACATAAAAGGATAAAGATAAAGCTCAAGCGACATCTAAATGATAGCAGTAAACATGGATTGTCAATTTCAACTTTAAGAATTGGGATGTCGCTTGCTGAAGCTGTTGAACGAGCAGGTGAACCAGATAGTATTTTAAATGGGGAGGATTGGTATTATACTAATAGGCATCGCCTAGAGTTATCTGATGGGAGGGTAATTGCTAGGGATTTGCATATTAAGGCAACCCTTGAAACGCTAGATTGGATTTGGCTTAACTTTTCAAAGGGTGGATTGCTATTTATGAACATTACCTTAGCCCTCATCATGTTTGGAATTGCTTTACAGATAAGAGTTGAGCACTTTAAGTTACTCTTTGTGAGCCCCAAACCCGTTATCGTAGGTTTTTTCTCTCAATTCTTTGCTTTGCCGTTTTTAACTTTTTTACTTGTATTAGTCATTCAACCTACACCAAGCGTAGCACTTGGAATGATACTTGTGGCGGCATGCCCAGGAGGAAATATATCTAACTTCATTTCATCGCTTGCAAAGGGAAACGTAGCTCTATCAATTACTCTAACTGCTATTGCTACAATAGCCGCAATTTTTATGACACCGTTTAACTTTACATTTTGGGGAAAACTTTACTCCTCTGCATCAAATCTTGTTATTCCTATTGAGATAGATGCCTGGGAGATGATTAAAACCGTCCTTATCTTGCTGGGTATACCTGTCTTTCTTGGCGTCCTATTTGCTCGTTTTTTCCCAAATACGGCTCAACGAATTTCTAAGCCATTCAAGATATTTTCCATTGTCGCTTTTCTAGGCTTTGTAGTTGCTGCCCTTGCTGCAAATTTTAGCTATTTTCTTAAATACGTGCATTTAATAGCACTAATTGTATTGGCACATAATGCTTTAGGGCTTCTTACGGGTTATCTAATTCCTACGCTATTCAAACTTAACAAGCGCGATAGAAGAACTATTGCCATTGAAACGGGGATTCAGAACTCGGGCTTAGGATTAGTGCTAATTTTCAATCCAAATCTTTTTGATGGACTTGGCGGAATGGCATTCATTGCTGCACTTTGGGGAATCTGGCACATTGTTTCGGGGCTTGGAATTGCCTATTATTGGTCGAAAAAGTTTAACTAG
- a CDS encoding 1-acyl-sn-glycerol-3-phosphate acyltransferase — translation MPTSRERIEKWSFGYWLLRFYQNMMFRLYFKTEIVGLEKLTKNTTFIFAPNHQNALIDALAMLTLNHSWQPVFLARADIFNKPLISKILTFLKIMPVYRIRDGYENLSLNDRIFQKTMDIIRNGNGLVILPEGNHDGFKRLRQLKKGIARIALQTEDASDGTLNIHIVPVGLDYSNYVRYRSKLLIRIGEPFPVKKYLELYRQNKALAYNSLVGELAERMKKEMIHVEDEHNYESYIFLTEFFSKYYVKFKGLPKTQNNHFEIRKRLIAKLDELKRNNTNRFNSIISKSNELLELMQQYKLKQRALPLLVSKAFNLVWMIPFIIIASPLALYGFLNHLLPILLPFWLSKKFKDVQFHSSVKHAASLLLVLILYPLQVVVVGLAFKSLVISLIYFLSLPVSAFILFHWRRVLYKIMGISRVVRLGYSKRNEFEKVNKLYSELLPELAAVYEV, via the coding sequence ATGCCTACTAGCAGAGAAAGAATTGAGAAATGGTCATTTGGTTATTGGTTACTCCGTTTTTATCAAAACATGATGTTTCGGTTGTATTTTAAGACCGAGATTGTTGGACTAGAAAAACTAACTAAAAATACCACCTTCATATTTGCACCGAACCATCAGAATGCCTTGATTGATGCCTTGGCCATGCTAACACTTAACCACAGTTGGCAGCCTGTATTTTTGGCACGTGCCGATATTTTTAACAAACCGTTAATATCCAAAATTCTTACCTTTCTTAAAATCATGCCCGTTTATCGCATTCGCGATGGTTACGAAAACCTGTCGTTAAACGATAGGATTTTTCAGAAAACCATGGACATTATAAGGAACGGCAATGGGCTCGTAATTTTACCTGAAGGCAACCACGATGGTTTTAAGCGTTTAAGGCAGCTAAAAAAGGGAATTGCTAGAATTGCTTTGCAAACCGAAGACGCATCGGATGGTACTTTAAATATTCATATTGTTCCTGTTGGATTAGACTACTCTAACTATGTGAGATACCGCAGTAAATTGCTAATAAGGATTGGTGAACCGTTTCCTGTAAAAAAATACTTGGAACTGTATCGTCAAAACAAGGCATTGGCTTACAACTCATTGGTTGGTGAGTTGGCTGAAAGAATGAAAAAGGAGATGATACATGTTGAGGATGAGCATAATTACGAAAGTTACATTTTTCTCACGGAATTCTTTTCAAAGTACTACGTCAAATTTAAGGGGTTGCCCAAAACTCAAAACAATCATTTTGAGATAAGAAAGCGTTTAATTGCGAAGCTGGATGAGTTAAAGCGAAATAATACTAACAGATTTAATAGCATAATATCGAAATCAAACGAGTTGCTTGAGCTTATGCAACAGTATAAGCTCAAGCAACGGGCTTTGCCGCTTCTTGTTTCTAAAGCATTTAACTTAGTCTGGATGATACCTTTTATTATAATAGCATCGCCCCTTGCATTGTATGGTTTTTTAAATCATCTTTTACCTATTCTGTTACCTTTTTGGCTGAGTAAAAAGTTTAAGGATGTGCAATTTCATAGCTCTGTTAAACATGCTGCAAGCCTGCTTCTGGTGTTAATACTTTATCCTTTGCAGGTTGTTGTTGTGGGTTTGGCATTTAAAAGTTTGGTTATATCTCTTATATACTTTTTATCGTTACCTGTATCGGCATTTATTCTTTTCCATTGGCGAAGGGTTTTATATAAGATTATGGGTATTTCAAGAGTAGTACGATTGGGCTATAGTAAAAGGAACGAGTTTGAAAAGGTTAATAAACTTTACAGTGAGCTATTACCGGAACTAGCTGCTGTGTACGAAGTATAA
- a CDS encoding LytR/AlgR family response regulator transcription factor — MLKALIVDDEIASLRTLELLIGKYEQHVDIIGVAHSANEGIEKVKQFDPDIVFLDIEMPGGSGFDFLEGCPHRNFDVIFITAYNNYAIKAFKYSAIDYLLKPIEVDELHQALEKIIKQRYSQFDGRNKYYALFENIKEIIPKKLVVSTDDKYECIDVSAIQLVEQTNSDTVIKLADNSQLKVANSFAELSSLLEERHFAPISNSQMINLAMVRKITNKPTNNVQLRNKQEVTVKPEYLGKLNEVLSKISK; from the coding sequence ATGCTTAAAGCTCTTATTGTTGATGATGAAATAGCATCGCTACGTACGCTTGAACTGCTTATTGGCAAGTATGAGCAGCATGTCGATATTATTGGAGTTGCCCATTCTGCCAATGAAGGAATAGAAAAGGTAAAACAGTTTGATCCCGATATAGTTTTTTTAGACATCGAGATGCCAGGTGGAAGTGGTTTTGACTTCCTTGAAGGGTGTCCTCATCGGAATTTCGATGTAATTTTCATTACTGCCTATAACAACTACGCAATAAAAGCTTTTAAGTATAGTGCAATTGATTATCTACTTAAACCCATTGAGGTTGATGAACTTCATCAAGCCTTAGAGAAGATCATAAAACAGCGCTACTCTCAATTTGATGGGAGAAATAAGTACTATGCTCTTTTTGAAAATATAAAAGAGATAATTCCCAAAAAGCTAGTTGTATCCACTGACGATAAGTATGAATGTATTGATGTTTCTGCAATCCAACTAGTAGAACAAACAAATAGCGATACAGTAATAAAACTTGCTGATAACAGTCAGCTAAAGGTTGCAAACTCATTTGCTGAGCTATCTTCTTTACTTGAAGAACGTCATTTTGCTCCAATCAGCAATTCGCAAATGATAAACCTGGCCATGGTAAGAAAAATTACGAACAAGCCTACAAATAATGTTCAACTAAGAAATAAGCAGGAGGTTACTGTAAAGCCAGAGTATCTTGGGAAGTTGAACGAAGTTCTTTCAAAAATATCAAAATAA
- the ruvX gene encoding Holliday junction resolvase RuvX, translating into MGRIVALDIGRKRTGVALTDPLKIIASPLDTIPTHTVVPFLEKLLKENEIELIVVGYPLQMNNTPSEAVNYIKPVVKQIKKKFPNLPLEYADERFTSKLAMQAMIDGGMKKKDRQVKANVDKISASIILQSYLEGLNYK; encoded by the coding sequence TTGGGACGGATAGTTGCACTTGATATAGGACGAAAAAGGACAGGAGTTGCTCTCACTGATCCTTTAAAAATAATAGCTTCGCCACTCGATACCATTCCAACTCATACTGTAGTTCCTTTTCTGGAGAAGCTATTAAAAGAAAATGAGATAGAGCTAATAGTTGTAGGATATCCGTTGCAAATGAACAATACTCCCTCGGAAGCTGTTAACTATATCAAACCTGTTGTAAAGCAGATAAAGAAGAAGTTTCCCAATTTACCTTTGGAGTATGCCGATGAGCGGTTTACCTCAAAGTTAGCTATGCAAGCCATGATTGATGGCGGCATGAAAAAAAAGGATAGACAGGTTAAGGCTAATGTCGATAAAATTAGCGCTTCAATAATACTGCAAAGCTATTTGGAAGGTTTAAACTATAAATAA
- the def gene encoding peptide deformylase — MIRTVYIYGSPVLRKVAQNITPDYPELDKLIDDMYETMSNSDGIGLAAPQIGLSIRLFVVDGTPLAEDDPTLKDFKKVFINAQIVERFGEKTIYNEGCLSLPGLHEDVERESKIRIRYVDQNFKEHEEEYEGMAARIIQHEYDHLDGILFTDRVSPIRKQLLRSKLNAIAKGKFSASYKCKIGK, encoded by the coding sequence ATGATACGAACAGTTTACATATACGGTTCGCCTGTGTTAAGGAAGGTTGCTCAAAACATTACACCAGATTATCCAGAGCTTGATAAGTTGATTGACGATATGTACGAAACAATGAGCAATTCCGATGGGATTGGCTTAGCGGCTCCCCAAATTGGGTTGTCCATAAGGCTATTTGTGGTTGATGGAACACCGCTTGCCGAAGATGATCCAACCCTTAAAGATTTTAAAAAGGTTTTTATAAATGCTCAAATTGTAGAGCGATTTGGCGAAAAAACTATATACAACGAAGGGTGTTTGAGCTTACCAGGATTGCATGAAGATGTTGAACGTGAGTCCAAAATAAGAATTCGGTACGTTGACCAAAACTTTAAGGAACACGAGGAGGAGTATGAGGGGATGGCAGCTCGAATAATTCAACACGAATACGACCATTTAGATGGTATTCTTTTTACCGATCGTGTTTCACCAATTCGCAAGCAGCTACTTCGCTCAAAATTAAATGCGATAGCTAAGGGAAAATTTTCTGCCAGCTATAAATGTAAGATAGGAAAGTAA
- the rplM gene encoding 50S ribosomal protein L13, giving the protein MNTQSYKTVMANKATVKKEWVVIDATDQVLGRLSSQVAKILRGKHKPSFTPHVDCGDNVIVINADKVRLTGRKLTDKQYVRHTGYPGGQRFATPKEMLHRKPIWVIEHAVKGMLPKNRLGAALFRNLYVYAGSEHPHEAQQPKKIELSNIK; this is encoded by the coding sequence GTGAATACGCAGAGTTACAAAACGGTAATGGCAAACAAAGCCACCGTTAAAAAGGAGTGGGTTGTGATAGATGCTACCGATCAGGTTCTAGGCCGTTTATCGAGCCAAGTTGCAAAAATCCTGAGAGGCAAACACAAACCCAGTTTCACCCCTCATGTTGATTGTGGTGATAATGTAATTGTTATTAACGCTGACAAAGTTCGTTTAACCGGACGTAAGTTAACGGATAAACAGTATGTTCGTCATACTGGTTACCCAGGAGGACAGCGTTTTGCTACTCCAAAAGAGATGCTACATCGCAAACCTATTTGGGTGATTGAGCATGCTGTTAAGGGTATGCTTCCTAAAAACAGGTTAGGAGCAGCGTTGTTCCGTAATTTGTATGTTTATGCTGGATCTGAGCACCCACACGAGGCTCAGCAACCAAAGAAAATTGAATTAAGCAACATTAAATAA